A single Bosea sp. PAMC 26642 DNA region contains:
- a CDS encoding DUF2945 domain-containing protein: MTKALEPGTDVTWRWGAHVARGRVEQVFTTPVSRTIKGTEVRRNAMPENPAYLVTQARGGYALKSHSEVEVEG, translated from the coding sequence ATGACCAAGGCGCTGGAACCCGGAACGGATGTCACCTGGCGCTGGGGCGCCCATGTCGCTCGTGGCCGAGTAGAGCAGGTCTTCACCACGCCGGTGAGCCGCACGATCAAGGGCACGGAGGTCCGCCGCAACGCGATGCCTGAGAACCCCGCCTATCTGGTGACGCAGGCGCGGGGCGGCTACGCGCTGAAATCGCATAGTGAGGTCGAGGTGGAGGGGTAG
- a CDS encoding tetratricopeptide repeat protein — protein sequence MMIRRLLYPGFVALMLAATPAFAVGPDWTYLDTDPEYRQARRWIEEKNYAPAIETLMKLLVTKPDSPELLNWIAYSHRKLKNYPVSKQFYDAALRRDPTFLPALEYQGEWFIETGDMVSAKANLARLATLCGRCHEWQDLAEAIGRAEAK from the coding sequence ATGATGATCCGGCGTTTGCTGTATCCTGGGTTCGTGGCGCTCATGCTCGCCGCCACGCCCGCCTTCGCCGTCGGGCCGGACTGGACCTATCTCGATACCGATCCCGAATACCGCCAGGCCAGGCGCTGGATCGAGGAGAAGAACTACGCACCCGCGATCGAGACCCTGATGAAGCTGCTGGTCACCAAGCCCGACTCGCCGGAACTGCTGAACTGGATCGCCTATTCGCACCGCAAGTTGAAGAACTATCCGGTCTCGAAGCAGTTCTACGACGCCGCGCTGCGGCGCGACCCGACATTTCTGCCGGCGCTCGAATATCAGGGCGAGTGGTTCATCGAGACCGGCGACATGGTTTCGGCCAAGGCTAATCTCGCCCGGCTGGCGACACTCTGTGGCCGCTGCCATGAATGGCAGGATCTTGCCGAGGCGATCGGCAGGGCGGAAGCGAAGTAA